The sequence gccggcgggcgggctgatggACACCATTATCGTTGTCGCgcgacggaggaaggagtatcatgtcgtagctgccgtcgagggacatgaactcaagactcccgaaacggagcatcgtcccgggttggaaaggttgctggagactacccatctggagcttgacgggaagctgttcgtcaacacgcagcagaccccctacctggcgcaccaactgtcggcatttcgaccccggggggtccctagaccgacgagtaaattgtcgctgcgtgtcccagcccagataggtcggcgcgagatgggacacaaaggggggagaacagtaaggggaaaccgcggccttcgtgttgtcctgcacccagggcggatggatgcgcttgcagtagggggttacaagcgttcgcgtcggagagagcgagagcgagagccttatgcgtcggcccgttctcccgcgcggccaaccttctcgtacgagagcgctggaccttccttttataggcgtaaggagagggtccaggtgtacaatggggggtgtagcagtgtgctaacgtgtctagcagagaggagctagagccctaagtacatgtcgtcgtggcagtcggataggttttggcaccctgttcatgtgatgtcgtggccgtcggaggagtgcttgggccctgtggaaggacagctgtcggggctgtcgaatccttgctgacgtctccttgcttccataaggggctgagagccgccgtcgtcatggagcacgcggagcgccatcattatttgtttaccggggcgagccagatgggacgccggtcttgttccccgtagcctgagctaactaggggtagggtaatgatggccccccctgtgacgtggtcggtccaagccctaggtcgggcgaggcggaggctcctccgaggtcgaggtcgagtccgtcttccgaggtcgaggctgagtccgacccctggggtcgggcgaggcggagtccgccttccgaggttgaggttgagtctgagccctgggtcaggcgaggcggagaccgtcttccgaggctgaggctgtgtccgagccctggggtcgagcgaggcagagtccgtcgtccagcgtcgaggttgagttcgagccctgggtcgggcgaggcggagtccgtcgtccagcgtcgaggttgagcccgagccctggggtcgagctaggcggagcttcctatggcgcccgaggctggacttagctgctgtcagcctcactctgtcgagtggcacagcagtcagagcgacgAGGCGGCGctcttttcttgtcaggtcggtcagtggagcggcgatgtgactgcggtcacttcggctctatcgactgaagagcgcgcgtcaggataaggtgtcaggcgatccttgcattaaatgctcctgcgatacggtcggttggcgtggcgatctggccaaggttgcttctctttgaagactgggcctcaggcgagccgaaggtgtgtccgttgcttaagggggccctcgggcgagacgtgaatccttcggggtcggtcggctttgcccaaggctgggctcgggcgaggcgagatcgtgtcccttgagtggactgagccttgaccttaatcgcgcccatcaggcctttgcagctttgtgctgatgggggttaccagctgagattaggagtcttgggggtacccctaattatggtccccgacaggctgCTAGGTGAAAGTCACATAGGGGggaataggcaaaacctaaaaattataaactttgaacacaatcTTCGcctgaggttagcgttagaacgagaAAAAGATAGAATCTAAGTGCGAAAGagaagttcttcttgctatgagttgctcaatcaatgcagataactttggAAGCCAACTAAAAAATGATCGCAAACAAGAGAACTATAGAATAGGGGAGAAAAAGAATCAAATCGCATAGCAAGATTAACACAAAGACATGGACGATttatttcccgaggttcggttttaaataacctactcctcgttgaggaatcCACGTAGGGCGGGTATCTTCCAACCTTGTCCTTCTctcaacggtcacttagaccggttgagtgctttttcttaatctcgagggtcaCTTAGACACCTCAAGGATCACCAAACACTTAGGTGTTTCTTGCTAACTTTACAAGTAAATGAAAATTTAGAAGGAGAGAAAGAAAGCATGATCAATAAAACCAaataacaagagcaacaagaaaaacAAAATGTCAGACTCTCGAATATCTCTCACAAGGCGttgatcataaataatcacaatcACGATTCTAGCACTTGGCGGAGCTTTGGAGCTTTGAGTGGAGttcttgctcttgtattgagtgtgaATGAATGGGATGATTGGGTACAATTGAAGGggatggttggggttgtatttataaccACCAACCACCTCCTAGTCGTTGCCCTTGTTCCGCtgagtgcggacggtccgcgctcttgGTCTGGACGACCCGCACCTGCTCATCAACAGCTAGATTTAGACCGGTCAATTATATTGATTGCATCTACGGCTATAATCGCATTAAATGTGTCATCAAATGTTAGATAAAGTTTGACGCGGATGGTCCGGTCGTGCCTCCGCACGGTCCAAATGTCTGGCATAATTCATTTTATCGAACCCGACACCTTCGGGTTGTTCTGTCTTTCAATGGTCGGACAGTCCGTACGTGAGGCCGGACGGTTCGCACATGGCGTCATAGGGTACTTGTCTTTCCTTGAGACGGTCTGTAATATAAATATGTATTTGACATAGTTTATTTCCGAAGTGCATCGAGGTGTCGTGGACGGTCCACCGAAATGGCCCAGACGGTTCGCGGACATGCGATATTTCCAAAACGTGCTCATGTTCGGAATAATCTACGTTATTTCGGATAGTCCGCTTTAGAGGCTCGATCCTTCTTGAAGTATTTTTATAGTTCATGAAATCATAACTTAGTAAACTGGTCATCTCAATTGGTTGTGATGGTCGCCAATTACCAAAACAAGAGTGAAAATGGTTTTTAGGCCTACTTCCATTtcaccaggagtaagtaccaccgatCCGAGGAGTGGACAGGTtgttacaaatggtatcagagTCGACCCTCacagtttcacgggcgtgtgtgggctaggggttcggggatatggcgcatggcacatgtgatcccagagtggtcacatgacAAGACATATGACGACACTTgacacacagacgtggccaagaggagAGTTTTCTGGGTTGGAGTTAACCGACAAGGACGTCGATCTTCTAGGGGGTTTGGGATATCCTAGCCTAGGTGGATTGTGTGATATCCTGGTCCAAGACTTAATAAAATTAATAGATtacccataccaacaaggtgcatcttcattttcggaagcctatctcgagatAACCTTTAGGTTAGGCGTGCTTGGCCTAGAGCAATCTCGGGATAGGTGACCGATCGAGAAGTCTTCTCGGGTGCACATGAATGAGGACAAAAtgtgcacaaaagactcatgATGATCTGTGGGGATAGGTATCGCTGATCtaggagtgggtggggtgttacaACGTGGATGTGTTTGCATATGTCGTTTAAGAGGGTGACCTTTGGGTTACTCATGGGCCACCTATCCTTGAGCTAATTGATAATACGCTGGTGGGACGACTTGGTGATGGAATATACATGGCCGCTTTTTGCCCCCAAAAGGGCAATCCCTTTTGTTGTTGCCCTCAAAAGGGCCATTGGAGTGCATTAACTATGCATGCACTTATAAGTgtacaaagttacaaaatattcctTACGTACAAAACAATGTGGAATTGATAGAGATATTTGTGTGCTTATAAGTCGTTCATCCTCTGTCTTAGTCCAGTCACATCGGCGTTGCAACTACGACGAAATGAAGAACACGAATTGTTTGGAGGTCGCATCACTATGACTATTTGGTGACACTATAGTGCCTAAGGAAGCATGAGATGGAGCGGGGGTACCATATATGGGAGGAGCACCATTGATGGTAGGGAATGTAGGAGGAGCACCATAAGGGGGAATATatggagattggagaagaatcGTACGGGGCACATAGAGAAGTGTATGGATACCCTACGAGTACATAGGAGGGTATGCATGAAAGTTTGTGAAGGACAGACATCAGTGGAAGGGGCTTCATCAGTGCTAGGAGGAGTGTCAGTGGTTGAAGACACAATAGTAGAAAGGGCGTCAACATTTGGTCAGTAAGGATATAGAGAATGATACGAGTAAGAAGGGAGAGGTTGAGGAGTTATACCGTAATGACAAACAAGATAGTCCTCCCACCGATGGTGGACAGAAGAAAGACTGTAAAAAAAAATTGTCCACACCCACTTGGATATTAGGACGTCGCGCTTCATATTGCTATTAGAAGAATTATTTATAGGCTATTCATCATTCTCAAGCTATTATGTTTTTCGGCAGTGGTTTCCCGGAATTACAATATTTTTATCTTTCATATCTCTTTTCTCCATAATATAAAATCCTAATCATATGGAACGGGATATCAGATCGCTGATTTGTAGTAATATACTTGCCCAAGGAACCAATTCGCATGGTTTGAAGTTTGAAGAGACGAGAAGAGAGCGAGCGAGGAAGCGAGCTGAGCCTTTCTCCCAGGCGGCCGGGCCCAATCCAATTACCCAACTGCGGCTTAGGCAGGCTCCAACAAGACCCTCTAAAGGGTCctgtaccctaaatttagaggacggtcAGCAACGtcttctaaacggtcctctaaatttagagaatgctgctggattctctatatgtagagtttctctaaacagttctctatctatttgaatactttaaacaaccggtttaataaaactaaaatatgtataatacatttgagagtatgacaaatacgtatgtataaAAATTAAAAAATTAAAAATGTCTTTAATATTGGTATTTAtatatagaggacgtgatttagaggacgttgttggagagaaagtagatataggagatgaaatcttttagagaagactgtaaaggacggatatagagtatatagagaacgttgctggagacagtcttatCCAGCTTGGGCTCGGGTATCCCGTATTTCTGTCGCGTACTACCGTACTCGCGTCCTCATTAAAAAAATCTTCAGGAAAAAAAGAGAAAatcttcaatatctgcctgctccTCGTCTCCACCTGGACCGCTGGACCTCACGCCACCGGCAAACATGCTGATTTCTCCAAGACTTGCAGCACCGGCCGCCTCCCGGACCTCCCCCTCTCTCCCCACCACCACGCCCACACGTCCAGGTATCCGCGGTCGGAGGCGAAGCGGTTTCGACGCACCGGTCGACGCGGCATCCCTTCACCACGGCGACCGTACCCGCCCGGCGCTCCGCTTCACATACCCCGCACCCTCCGCCTCTGTCACGACTACCAGCTCACCGGAGCCCATCGATTGCCGATTGGACAGCGATGAGCTCGGAAGGCTGTACCGAGAACACAACCCTGAGGCCGCCGTTAGCTTGCTCGACGAAATGCTCCAACGAGGCAGCGCCGAACAACTCGAGCCGGAGGAACAGGCCGCACTCCTCCAGGCCTGCGCCGACACGCGGTCGCTGCCCTCGCTCAGGCGCGCCCACCGCCTGCTCACTTCCACGTCGGGGTCCGCGATTCCCGCGCCCGTCCTGCACAGGATCGCCACGCTGTACCTCAAGCTCGGCGCCCGCGGCGACGCGCGGCGGGTCCTCGAGGAGCGTACAAGGCGGCGTCCGGCGAGGGAGGACGACGCGGCGGTCCAGGCCAAGCGGCGAGAGGCGTACACTAAGGTGCGGGAGCTCCACGCGCAGATCCGCGCGGCAGGGTACGTGCCGGACACGCGCTACGTGCTCCACGACATCGACGAGGACGCCAAGGCCCGCGCGCTCATGTACCACAGCGAGCGCCTGGCCATCGCCTTCGGGCTGGTGAGCACGCCGCCCGGGACGCCGCTCCGCGTCATGAAGAACCTCCGCATCTGCGGCGACTGCCACAACGCCGTCAAGCTCATTGCCAAGGTCACCGGCCGCGAGATCGTCGTCAGGGACAACAAGCGCTTCCACCATTTCAAGGACGGCGCCTGCTCCTGCGGAGACTACTGGTGAGGAAGCCTTCACAGCTAGCACGCACAAAGGTTACATTCTCCATAAAATGTTTGTAAATTCGTAACACTTGTTAGTGGCGAGAGAAGGATCAAAGAATTGGTTGAGCCAACTTGTAGAAGCATTGGCCAGCAACATCACCGACTTCCAAGTACGATTTGTGCGCTGCAACTGCAAACTGCAAATATGCAATTGAATGATCGAACATGGAAAAGGACACAATAACTGCGCAGGCCGCAGGGGAAACTCAGGGAATTTTTCACAAATCCAAGGAAAGAATCAAGAGAACAGAACAATGAACTCGAAGCTAGGATGTGCAATGGCTAAGAACTCAGGGGCTCTGCTCAATGCGTGGCCGGCGAGTCCGTGCCACCACCGTCCGCTGCTGCGACTGGCAGACCTGCGCCGGGAACTTGCACCCGAACCGCTTCGTCACTATCGCGCCCCACCTCCCATCCGCCGGCGGCACAGACGGCGCTCCCCTATCCACCGGTGCCCCGCCTCGCCGGTCCATCTTGTCGATGGCTTTCCTCATGCTCGTGCACTCGCGCTCGAGCTCCTGCACGCGGTTCCGCATGCTGTCCATGTCGAGCCGCAGCATCTGGTTGCCCCGTGCCGCCACGCGCCATGTACCGCCGCCGTCGCTCTCACCGCCTTCCTCCCCTGACCCGGCTGCGCCGCCTTCGTTCGCCATGATCGTCTGAGCGATGGCCCGGCGCAGCTGGAGCTGCTCGAAGAAGAGCACCTGCACGACCGTCCGCAGCGGCAGCCGTTCGTTCTGCGCCGCGTGCGTGCAGGCCTCCAGCGTGAGCTTCCGCCCGTCCACCACGCCGCTCACCTTCTCCTTCTCTTCTTCACTCAGACCCGGATGAGCCTGCAGAGAGACGAGCCAAAACAAAACAAGCATTCATCACTCGTCAGCACCGGCATTGTTTCACAAGCTAGCGAGCCAGAAGATAACAAGAACGCGCTGCTCCCTCGCCTTGAGGTAGATGTCGACAGCTCGGTAAAGGCCATCATCGTACACGCGGGCGCCGTCCGGCAACGCCCAGGCGAGGTCGCAGAATTTGTCCGGCTTCAGGTTGGCATCTGTCGCGATCTCCCCCAAGTAGGCATCCACCAATCTCCCCACGGACAGCATGGCTCGTCGGCTAGCCTCTCTGCCTGGCGTCTCCGCCTCGCTGCCCTCCTCTTCGTTGCCCTCGTCAGCGACGTCACGACCTTCGAGGAAATACCGCACGATGCGCTCGACGCCGTCCACGTCGTAGAGCGTCTCCACGAGGTACGAGTAGCTCGGGATGAGCAGGTCATCGACGGCCGCGTCGGGCAGCCGCGCGGCGATGCGCCGCTCAAGCATGTCCCGTGACGCCTCCGACGCGTGGAGGATGCTCGCCGTGCGCAGGAGACCGAAGAGGACGCGCGCCGTGGTGGCGCCCACGGCCGTGCCGGTGTGGGCGGTGCTCTTGATGGTTTCCTCTGGGAGGTTGGCAATGACGGTCTCGAGAAGCGCCTTCTGCTCCTCCACATCGGACGAAGGCGGCGCAGCGGCAGtgcccccgccgccgccgacatGCCTGCCGGTGCGCGACAGCCCGGGGATGGACCGCTTAGCGTACGCAATGAGAGCCCCCTCAATGACCTCAGGGCCGACGCCGCGCTCCTTCATGGCGGCAATGACACGGGTGAACGTGGCCAAGGACAGGCCAGCGAGGTCGTCGGACCAGGtggccccggcggcggcggcggcgttcttGCGGCGCTGGCGTTCGCCGGCCCTGTCGTCGTCGGCGATGGGCCAGCCGAAGAGTGCCGTGGGCGTTGACGCGGCGGCCTTGGCGGCGACTGCGTCCACGCAGCGCGACACGAGGCCGAGGTCGTCGGCGAGGGGGAGCAGGCCCTCGCAGGACTTGAGGGCGCGGATGGCATCCCTGGGGTTCCTCAGCACGGTCTGCGATATGAACCGGTCGGCGCGGGAGACGAGGTTGTCGTCCGAGTGGTCGTCAGACATGCCGAGGCGCTCGGCGGCGCAGCGCAGCGGCGCGGCCGTGGCCGGCGTGAGGTCGAGCTTCACGCCGTAGCAGAACTTGGCGGCCAGCTCGAACGCCTCCGCGCCGCCGGGGAACTCCAGGAGGTGGATGCGGTGCACGCCCGCCTCCTCGTCCTCCTCCAGCACAAGGTCCGCTTCCTCCTCTCTGATCTCCCCCACATCCTCTtcttgctctgctcctctgcctcTCCGGCTGGCCTCGCGCGACTCCTTGTTCGTAATGAGGTCGTGAAGCTTCTTGCTCCTCGACATTAACGGGAACTGCACGAAAGGCACCGGATTCAGCAAACTTTTGGGATCAAATCAAAGAGTGCCGAAATTTCCCCGCTTTTGACAGCTCGAGACTAGGAAATGGGGCCACACCAACGAACTCACGGCAGAGACATTGACAGCATATGGAGATGGGGTAGAGATTGAGTTGTTCAAAAAAAAAAGAATTGAAGAACTGGAGGCAAGATTCACCAACCTTGTGGAGATGAAAGGTCATGTCTCCCACCTCGATCACTACATCGCTGGGCAATCCTGTGGTGCAGAACCTGACGAGCACAGACTTGCAGATGAGAGATCACGCAGCAACAAATCGCCACACAGGCAAAAGGACACGGGAGCAATTGCTTTGCTTACCATGCTTGGCCTTTGGAGCTGGCCGccgacgccgccgccgctgccaccgGCGGCGGTTGCGGATGCTCCCGAGCCATCTCCCGTGTGTTCTTCCTCCTCCCCTGCATCATGGAACGATCCTCTCCCTCAGGAACCGCACCAGACAGGCATTTCTTGGGAGGAGCAGGCGAGCAGCAGGACCGTGGCCCGTGGGAGTCAGGGAAGGGGAAGCTCGCTGCACTCGCAATAATGGTGTCCGACCTATCCCGGTGTTTTGTTTTAGGTGGGGAGGAGTAAAGGATTCCTCCAACTTCCAAGTGGGGGAAGACGAAGACAAGATGGCGTTTTTGGTTTTTTTTGAACGCTGTTGGGCTTGCCTCAAAAGCACCTATCCTCCATCACCATCAGCCCTTTGTTTATCCACCCCTCCGTCCGTACTCGCTTTCTCCCTTGTTTAACTAACCACTGGTTTAGTACAGTTCCTCCCTGTAAGATCATCTCTAATGATCCTGGCTTGCTGCGGGACCAATTCACGCGTTTGGTGTGCCCTGACCTGGCCAAATCCGTGAAAATGTTCCAAAC is a genomic window of Zea mays cultivar B73 chromosome 5, Zm-B73-REFERENCE-NAM-5.0, whole genome shotgun sequence containing:
- the LOC100191409 gene encoding BTB/POZ domain-containing protein At5g66560 — encoded protein: MMQGRRKNTREMAREHPQPPPVAAAAASAASSKGQAWFCTTGLPSDVVIEVGDMTFHLHKFPLMSRSKKLHDLITNKESREASRRGRGAEQEEDVGEIREEEADLVLEEDEEAGVHRIHLLEFPGGAEAFELAAKFCYGVKLDLTPATAAPLRCAAERLGMSDDHSDDNLVSRADRFISQTVLRNPRDAIRALKSCEGLLPLADDLGLVSRCVDAVAAKAAASTPTALFGWPIADDDRAGERQRRKNAAAAAGATWSDDLAGLSLATFTRVIAAMKERGVGPEVIEGALIAYAKRSIPGLSRTGRHVGGGGGTAAAPPSSDVEEQKALLETVIANLPEETIKSTAHTGTAVGATTARVLFGLLRTASILHASEASRDMLERRIAARLPDAAVDDLLIPSYSYLVETLYDVDGVERIVRYFLEGRDVADEGNEEEGSEAETPGREASRRAMLSVGRLVDAYLGEIATDANLKPDKFCDLAWALPDGARVYDDGLYRAVDIYLKAHPGLSEEEKEKVSGVVDGRKLTLEACTHAAQNERLPLRTVVQVLFFEQLQLRRAIAQTIMANEGGAAGSGEEGGESDGGGTWRVAARGNQMLRLDMDSMRNRVQELERECTSMRKAIDKMDRRGGAPVDRGAPSVPPADGRWGAIVTKRFGCKFPAQVCQSQQRTVVARTRRPRIEQSP
- the LOC100278213 gene encoding uncharacterized protein LOC100278213, with translation MLISPRLAAPAASRTSPSLPTTTPTRPGIRGRRRSGFDAPVDAASLHHGDRTRPALRFTYPAPSASVTTTSSPEPIDCRLDSDELGRLYREHNPEAAVSLLDEMLQRGSAEQLEPEEQAALLQACADTRSLPSLRRAHRLLTSTSGSAIPAPVLHRIATLYLKLGARGDARRVLEERTRRRPAREDDAAVQAKRREAYTKVRELHAQIRAAGYVPDTRYVLHDIDEDAKARALMYHSERLAIAFGLVSTPPGTPLRVMKNLRICGDCHNAVKLIAKVTGREIVVRDNKRFHHFKDGACSCGDYW